Genomic window (Pradoshia sp. D12):
AGTGGATAAAAACATATCGGTGGCGCGTATAGATGCCTTGTTTGATCCAACTATCAGTGTAATGGCGGGACTTTCTTATTTTATTTCAATCGCTGTTGGCGCGAAATATGTGATGGAGGGCAGTTTGACGATTGGTGAACTTGTATCTTTTTCAACCTATCTAGGATTATTGATTTGGCCGATGCTCGCTTTTGGATTCTTATTTAATATCGTGCAACGGGGGAACGCATCTTATGATCGAATTACTGAACTCCTAGCTGAAAAAACCGATATTTTTGATAAAACTGGCGCTCTTAACGAACAAGCCAGTGGTGATATAGAATTTGAGATTTCATCCTTTACTTATCCTGATGAAAAGGAACCTGTACTGGAGGATCTCTCATTTACGATAAAAAAAGGGGAAACTCTCGGAATAGTTGGGAAAACTGGTGCAGGTAAAACGACTTTATTAAAATTACTGATTAGGGAATTTGAGACAACAGAAGGGTGCATAAGCATTGGAGGACACGAAGTCCAAAATTATACGTTGAAATCCTTACGAGAAGCAATTGGGTATGTACCACAGGATCCTTTTTTATTTTCAGCAACAGTTGGTGAGAATATCGCCTTTGCTAAACCGAATGCTACCCAAGAAGAAATTAAGGAGGCGGCAATTCTTTCATATATTCATTCTGATATTGAAGGCTTTACGGAAGGATATAATACGGTTGTAGGTGAACGTGGAGTCTCGCTTTCTGGTGGTCAAAAGCAAAGAATCAGTATAGCAAGGGCATTGATGCTTGATCCTGAAATCTTAATTCTGGATGACTCACTATCGGCAGTCGATGCCAAAACAGAGGCAACAATCCTCCAGAATTTAAAGGAAAACAGAGTACACAAAACAACGATTATCACATCCCATCGGTTAAGTGCTATCCAGCATGCCAATCTAATCATTGTTCTGAAGGACGGTAAAATCGTTCAAAAAGGTACGCATAGGGAGTTAATGGACTTGGAAGGCTGGTATAAAGAAATGTACCAACAGCAACAATTAGAAGAATTAGTGGAGCAGGGGGGATAAGAGATGGATGAACTTAAATCAATAACAGGAAAAGAACAGCGAGCAATTCTCTTCCGTCTCTTGTCCTATGCGAAACCATATAAAAAGAGATTAATAGGAGCATTTTTCTTATTATTTCTTGCGACAGTGGCTGACATCACAGGACCTATTTTAGTGAAGATATTCATTGATGATTATTTAACGCCAATGAATATGCAGTATAAGCCAATAGCTATTTTGGCAATCGGGTATTTGATACTCCTGTTTGCTAAAATGTTTATTACTTATTTTCAAGAGTTTTCGTTCCAGCTTGTCGCTTTAAAAATTATTCAGCAGCTTAGGGTTGATGTTTTCAGTAAAGTACAAAGCCTTGGATTGAGATATTTTGATAAAACACCAGCAGGAGCAATTGTATCCAGGATTACTAATGATACAGAAGCAATTAAGGATATGTTTGTGACTGTGATTGCAGCTTTTATATCCAGTGGATTTTTCGTGATAGGGACGATTATTGCGATGTTTATTTTGAACGTTAGGCTTGCTGTGTTTTGTTTATTCATCCTGCCCATTTTATATTTGCTTATGAGATTTTATCGTAAATTCAGCAGTGTTTTTTATCAAGAACTCAGGGAAAGGCTAAGCCAGTTGAACGCCAATTTAAATGAATCTCTCCAGGGGATGTCTATAATTCAGGTGTTTCGCCAGCAGAAACGCTTAAAGGATGAGTTTGAGGAGATTAATCAAAAACATTATGAAGCAGGAATGAGGAATATTAAGATAGATGGGTTATTGCTAAGGCCAGCGATAGATCTAGTATATATATTTGCGATTGTTCTTGTGCTCAGTTACTTTGGGATCAACTCGATGAATTCAGTAGTTGAAATAGGTGTTTTGTATGCGTTTGTAAACTATATTGATCGTTTTTTTGAACCAGTTAACCAAGTGATGCAAAGATTATCCTTATATCAGCAGGCAATTGTGGCTGGATCAAGAGTATTTGCTGTTTTGGATGAAAAAGAGTTAGCCCCCGGGGCAGAGAGCATTCAAACGTATAAAATCGAGCTGGGTGTCGTTGAATTTAAAAATGTTAGTTTTTCTTATGATGGAAAGAGAGATGTACTAAAAAACATCTCCTTTAAAGTCAATGAGGGCGAAACAGTTGCACTTGTTGGACATACGGGTAGTGGAAAAAGTTCTATCATAAATTTGATCATGCGTTTCTATGAATTTAATAGAGGAGATATATTAATTGATGGGAAATCCATCAAAAGTTATTCAAATGAAGAACTGCGGGGGAAGATGGGGCTTGTATTACAGGATGCTTTCTTATTCTATGGGTCTGTTAGAGATAATATCAGTTTGCATGATCAAACAATAACGGACAATGAAATAGAAGAGGCAGCTAAATTTGTTCAGGCGCAATCCTTCATTGAAAAGCTACCTGATAAATATAATCATTTAGTAGTGGAGCGGGGAGCAACATTTTCGAGCGGTCAAAGGCAGTTGATTGGCTTCGCGCGAACAATCGTGAGAGATCCTAAAATTCTTATTCTTGATGAAGCGACTGCCAATATTGATACAGAAACTGAAGAGGCTATTCAAAAAAGCCTGGAAAAAATGAGAAAGGGCAGAACGACAATTGCAATTGCCCACCGTCTTTCCACAATCCAAGATGCTAACCTTATACTTGTTTTGCATCAAGGCCAAATTGTTGAACAGGGAACACATCAGGAACTGCTGGCTAAGCAAGGGCTTTATTATAAAATGTATTTACTTCAAAATGGTATCCGTTCAAGTTTCAACAAAGATGTAAGCTGAAATAAAGACTCTAACTAAATAAATCGCATCCGATGAATCGGATGCGATTTATTGTTTTTCTGAAATATACTTTTGGGTGATTCCTGAAACTGTTTGAACAGTGTTTTAATGGAAAAAGAATGAGTTCTTCTAACTCTATTCTATCCTTATGTGTTTAGGTTTTTCTTACTTTAGCTTAACATGATATTTTTGATCTATTGTATGTTTTTTCAGGTTGATAGTTGTTTAACAGATGATCGAGTTCCTGGCTATATTGAATGGTTGTTTGAGATGATAATCCATTCTGAGAGACGATAGTAACTAGTTCTGCACGCTTGATTTCTATTTTATCTAACAACTCTTGATTATCCATGGTTGCAGATCCTTCCTCGTTTAGTGGATTATGTTTAAATTTACAAGGTTATAACATATTCTTACAGAAAAGAATTGCGGTAAAACTATTATACATAAATTTTACTAAAAATGTAAAATATATTGAAAAAATAAAACTATACTCTTTATCATCTGCTCAGACAGTTACTTTATATGGAGTAATTTGGTACAATGTAAGGTGGAATGAATTAGAAACAGTGGGGGTAATTTCATTTGGGTGATATTAATATATTTTTGGCATTCGGAGCAGGTTTCCTCAGCTTTATATCTCCATGCTGTCTTCCGCTTTATCCGGCCTTTCTTTCATATATAACAGGAATGTCGGTTGGAGAATTAAAAAATGATAACGCGATGATGCATAAAAGGAGTCTATTACATACTTTCTTTTTCTTAATTGGATTTTCCATTATTTTTATAGCACTGGGATTCAGTGCATCTTATATTGGAACCTTCTTTGAAAACTATGGGGATATTATCCGGCAATTAGGTGCTATTCTTATAGTCTTTTTTGGCTTAATTATAATTGGCTTCTTTCAACCGAAGTTTCTTATGAAAGAACACCGTTTTGAATTTAAAAATCGTCCGGGTGGTTATATCGGATCAATTTTAATAGGAATTGCCTTTGCAGCAGGATGGACTCCATGTACTGGACCTATTTTAATGGTTGTCATTGGGATGACCGGAACCAACCCGGAATCTGGTATGTTCTACATGTTAGCTTATATTTTAGGATTTGCTATTCCGTTTTTTATTATGTCTTTTTTTATTGGGAAATTAAGCTGGATCAAACGTAACTCGGATAAAGTTATGAAGGCAGGCGGAATGTTAATGATTCTGATGGGAATCGTTTTGTTTTTTGATTGGATGACCAAAATAAGCTCCTATTTTATCGCTTTATTCGGAGGATGGAGTGGTTTTTAACTAGTTTTAATCATATTCAGCACAGAGTTATACTTTTATTTTGTAACAGGGGGAACTAAAGATGGCTAATATTCTAATAGTGGATGATGCAAAGTTTATGCGGTTGACGTTGGCAGCTATCCTTAAAAAAGGAAATCATCACATTGTTGGAGAAGCAGAATCAGGTATAGAGGCAATTGATCTATATGAAAAGTATAAGCCTGATTTGGTTACTATGGATGTAACGATGCCATTAATGAGTGGATTAGAGGCGACCAAAGTAATTAAGGGTAAATACCCGGATGCCAAAATTATTATGTGTTCGGCAATGGGTCAGCAAAAGATTGTCAGAGAATCTATAGAAGCGGGTGCAAAAGACTTTATTATAAAACCATTTGAAGAGATAAGGGTAATAGATGCGGTCAAGCGTGTCTTGGATTAACATAAATCGTATTAAACGTTTGAAATTAATGTATGCTAAAAGGAATGATGATATATGATGTTTGCAGTATCTACAATACTTGCAGTGATAATGGGACTTTTTGTTTTTGCAGTAAGGATGAAGGCATCTCAAAAACCGGCTTCTATCAAAAAGATTATATTGCCGCCGTTTTTTATGAGTACCGGTGCACTTATGTATGTATTCCCATATTTTCGGTTAACTGGAATGGAAATACTCGAGGCAATCATACTGGGCATGTTTTTTTCCATATTTTTAATAAAGACATCCAAATTTGAAATTAAAGATAAACAAATATATATGAAACGGTCGAAAGCTTTTGGAATTGTCCTTATAGGACTCATTTTAATCAGAACCATCCTTAAGGTATTTTTAAGTTCATCAATTGATTTGGGTGAAACAGGAGGAATGTTCTGGCTATTGGCTTTTTCAATGATTGTGCCATGGAGAATAGCGATGTATATGCAATATAAGAAGTTTGAGAACATCTTAAATGATACACAGGCAGGTAATAATCCGGTTACTTCCGTATAAATGATAAAAAACGACCTTTGGTCGTTTTTTTAATTTTGGCTGTTTTAACCCGAATCATGTTAATTGTGTTGAATTTGTTTCACAAAATACAACCGTATTTTAAATTGAAGATATTTTTGAGGAAGATCATAAAAATAAAAGGCTGTTTTCGCATAGATTGTTGCTCTTGAATAAAAGGATATAAATATCCAATTTGTGGTACAGTTGAATTAAGATGGCTTGTTCAACAAACGGGGCAGGTTAGCGGAAGAATGACTTGAACAAAATATGGCGAATAATTGATATTAGAACATACCAACGACTAAAAGACGATCAACGAATTAGGGATAAAACCAGTAAATAAATTTCAGGGAGAGTAACATGAATTTTAATGAGTCGGTTTTGGATGAACAGCTTGAAATACTAAAAAGCTTTTTATGCCATTTATTCTAGTTTTAGATATTTAAATGAGAAATTTGATAACCTATGTAGATTTGGTTCTCAGGAATTTTGGAAGTATACAATAGATGCACATTACTTTCAGTTAATTAATCTCTGGTGTATGAATTTTGGCACTGACGAAAATGAAATACACTGGAAGAAGCTTGGATTAGATGGTGATTTAAAGCCAATTATTTTGTCTAACATAGAGTTAAGTGAGAAAGATTATAATTTGTACTGGAAGAGTTTGAAGGATTGGCGAAATATGTATTCAGCACATAGAGTACCAGGATTTAAAGAAAAGACACCAGACTTGAAAATAGCCCGAATGGTAGTATTTATATATGAAGACTGGGTTGAAAGGAATATTGATGCAATCAGTTAGTTATTCCTCATTGAAACTATATGAGGAAAACTTTAAAGAAGAATTAAATTTATCAATTAGCACTTTGCTAACAGCGTCAAAATAATACATAGTCTTTAAGCAGGGATAAATATTTTTGGCTATTATAGCTTATTGAACTAAAGGGGCAGAAGAGTTGAAGAAGCCTATGATTAAGGATGGGGAAAATGAAAGAAAAAATACACATATTGGGAGCCTCTGGTTCTGGTACTTCAACGCTCGGTTCTTCATTATCAAAGGTCTTACCTCATACACATCTTGATACTGATGACTACTTTTGGACAACTAAATTTACTAAACAAAGAGAAGTACCTAAAAGAAGAGAAATGCTTGAAAAAGATTTATTACTTAATGAAAACTGGATTCTTTCTGGTGCAGTGTGTGGTTGGGGTGATAACTTTAAAAGTTATTTTGACCTTGTTATATTCTTATGGGTTCCGCAAGATATAAGGCTTGAAAGGTTAAAGCAGAGGGAATATGAGCGTTATGGAAGTCAAATATTAACTGGCGGAAGCAAATATGAACAATCGAAAACTTTTTTAGAGTGGGCTTCTCTTTATGATAGTGCGGGAATGAAAGTTAGAAGTAAAAAATTGCACGAGCATTGGATGGCAGACTTATCTTGTCCAGTATTAAAAATTGAAGGGGATTATTCAGTCAATGAAAGAGTTGATATTGTCTTAGATTATCTAAATACTAATTGAACTAACAGGGAGTTGATCCAAGAAGGATTAATGTCCTTTTCTGTTGAACTCCTTATGGAAGTAAAGGGGCAGGTTAGCTCAAGAAGGAATTGAATAGAATAATAATGTAAATGTGATATGATTAGACAAAAACTTGGGGATATGACTTGTTGTAAGGGGAGAGAAATATGCTAAAAACATTAAGAATTATTTTATCGATAGGTGTTCTTGCATTAGCGTTTTTTGGTCTAATAACTAAGAACTTTGAGTATATGCCTTATTTAATGATGGTACTAAGTTTTTTCATATTGACTACGGGACTAATTGAGCTTCAAAAAGATAAAAAAGCATTTTGGGGTTATATGTCTATTGGTGTTTCTGGTTTTGTTTTTTATGTTTCAATTCAGGGATTCTTATTGAGTTAACAGGGATATTAGCAAAAGAAAAGGCTGTCAAATTGACGGCCTTTTCTTTTGCTGCTAACGGGTCAGTTTAGTGAAAGAACATTGTTTAATTTGTGTTGAACATTAGAGTTGGATTGTACTAATATAAAACTTATAAGTAATGAAAGGAGCTGCTGTGTTTATGTATAGCAAGCGAAATGTGGAGATTGTAACAAATAGGGAGGTATGCACAAAATAAACTAATGCATAAAACCTCCCAAAAGTTATTATCTAAACTTTAGGAGGAAATGAAATTGAATAATATTGATATGAAAAATTTAGGACTTACTGAAGAATTCATACAGGAGTCTACAATATATAAAGACCTTTTTATTGGGCGAGTTTCATCACAATCTAAAAATTTATATAAGGTGATTACAGAAAGTGGTGAGGTTGTTGCTGAGATATCCGGTAAGTATCGCTATAATGTAACAGGAATTTCTGAATATCCTGCTGTTGGAGATTTTGTTATGATCGACAGAACAAATAATTCAAAGGGGAACGGAATTATTCATCATATACTTTCACGAAAAAGCGTATTTGGACGTAAAATGGTAGGAACCAAAAAAGATATTCAGATTGTCGCTACAAATATTGATACGGTTTTTATTTGTATGTCACTGAACAATGATTATAATCTGCGTAGACTAGAGCGTTATCTTTCTATCGCTTGGGACAGTGGTGCAAACCCAGTTGTTGTACTTACAAAGTCAGATTTATGTGATGATATAGCATCAAGACTTGATGAAATATATTCTATTGCAATTGGTATAGATGTGATTGTTACAACAAATACTTCTGATGAAGGATGCCAATCTTTAAAAAAGTATCTTTCAAATGGGAAGTCAGTAGCGTTTATAGGTTCATCTGGAGTTGGGAAATCAACCTTAATTAATTGCCTTATCGGCCAAAACTTATTAGATACAAATGAAATAAGGAATGATGATAAAGGCAAACATACTACTACAAGCCGTGAATTAATTATGTTGCAAAATTTAGGTGTTGTTATAGACACTCCTGGTATGAGAGAGCTTGGAATTATAAGTGCAGATTTAACCAAGTCTTTTTCTGATATTGAAGACCTTGCTAATGATTGTAAATTTAATGATTGTACACACCAACATGAGCCAAACTGTGCAGTACAAAAAGCAATGAAAGATGGATTTTTGTCAATTGAAAGGCTAGAAAGCTACTGGAAACTAAAAAAAGAGACTAAGTATCAAGGTTTGAATTCTAAAATGATTGAAAAAGAAAAGGCAAATGAAATGTTTAGTAGCATAGGCGGCATGAAAAATTTCAAGAAATTTAAAGAACAAAATAGAAAGAAAAGAAGATGAAGTTTTATAGCTCTTTGAAGTGAAAAATAGGTAACAGCTCGATGTTGAGCTGTTACCTTATTTTTTGGTAGATAGTATAGTTAAATGAGATTTTATTTATAATATTTGTGAAGGAATGTACTTAAACAAACAGGAGAGTTAGTCCAATAACAAGTACAACCACTTCCTTTTTGGAGGTGGCTATTTTCATAAAAACAAGCGTTAATCAATAGCAACAATACTTACGAAAACAGCCAAGTAAAAATAGCTAGAGGCTATTCTAGTAACACCAAGGGGAAAAGAATCAGAAAAACCGAATGGATTAGCCGAATAAAAAGCACCCAATCGGGTGCTTTTTAACTGCTGGAAATTAGGTTGTCTTAGTTCTTCTGATCAGTTTTTCAATCTCAATTACAATGATTGGAACAAATCCAAGTCCAAGCGCGATCAGATAGTATTCAGAAGGAAGAGGAGTTACCTCGAAAATATAAGCAAGCGGTGGTATAAATACAATCGCAACTATAAGTAAAAGTGAAGCAAGCAGGGCAAGAATCATATATTTATTTTCACGAATATCGGATTGGAAAATAGATTTGGTTGTTCTTACATTTAGAACATGAAAGAGCTGCGAAAGTGATAAAACTAGAAAAGCCATTGTTTGGGCAGCGCCTAATGAGTTCAGATTGACTCCTGCCAGATAAAAGCCGATTAAGGAAAGTACAGCAAACATCAACCCCTGAAGGACAATCCGGTAAAGGAGCCCACCTGCAAAAATTCCTTCTGCTTTTGGCTTCGGTCTCCTCTTCATAATATCTTCTTCAACAGGTTCCATTCCAAGAGCGAGTGCAGGAAGTCCGTCTGTCACTAAGTTCAGCCACAAAAGATGGATGGCAAGGAGCGGTGTTTGTTGCCAAATAATCATGGCAATGAAAACAATAAATATCTCACCCATATTAGTGCCAAGCAGGAATTGAATGGCTTTGCGGATATTATCATAGGTACCGCGACCTTCTTTTACTGCATCGACAATTGTCGCAAAATTATCATCCGTCAAGATCATATCTGATGCTCCTTTCGCGACATCCGTCCCCGTTATACCCATCGCGCAACCGATATCAGCTGCCTTCAAGGCAGGAGCATCATTAACCCCGTCACCTGTCATTGATACGATTGCACCTTTTTGCTGCCAGGCGCGGACAATCCGTATTTTATCTTCCGGTGACACACGTGCATAAACAGAGTACTCATCGATTGAGTCATTTAATGCTTGATCGCTCATTTTTTCAAGTTCTGCACCACTAAGAGACTTTTGTCCGGCATTTAATATACCGAGTTCTTTGGCAATGGCATTTGCTGTTCCAATATGGTCACCTGTGATCATAACCGGGCGTATACCAGCTCTTTTACAAACCTGTACGGCATCCTTAGCTTCTGCACGTGGAGGATCAATCATTCCAAGCAAGCCGACAAAGTGCAAATCATGCTCAATCTCATCGCTATTAGGGTGATCAGGAACACTGTCAAGTTCCTTAAAAGCAACAGCGATAACACGCATAGCTTCATCCGTCATTTGGTTGTTAATTCTCTTGGCAGCTTCAAAATCACCAGTTTTACAACGGTTCATCAATACATCAAAAGCACCTTTTGTTAATGCATAAGGTTTTCCTTCTATTACATGGATGGTTGTCATTAGCTTTCTGTCAGAATCAAAAGGAATCTCACCAACACGGGGTGCTGCTTCATGGAGGCTTTCTTTTGTCATTTGATTCTTAAGCGCTGCTGAAAGGATAGCAGTCTCTGTTGGATCGCCGATGTGCTTTTCTTCTCCATCTACGATTTCAACGGTCCCATTTGATGCAAGTGAACCAAGGCGAAGCAAGGATTTAATTGGACCGGAAACATGGTCAGTTATATCTTCTGGTTCACCTTTAACCCAGGCTTTGATGACTGTCATTTTATTCTGTGTAAGTGTACCTGTTTTATCAGAGCAAATAACAGAGGCACTTCCTAAAGTTTCAACTGCTGGAAGCCTGCGGATTATAGCATTTCTTTTGACCATTCGCTGGACGCCGAGTGCTAAAACGACTGTGACAATTGCTGGCAAACCTTCTGGAATAGCAGCGACTGCTAAGGATACTGCAGTCATAAATATCTCGAGTATCGGCATTCCAGAGAAGAATCCGATAGCAAAGATTACAATACTGATGGCAAGCGCCAGCAAGCCGAGGTACTTTCCTAGCTTGCCTAGTTTTTGTTGCAGAGGTGTCTGACCTTGGTCAGCTGATTCAAGCAATTCGGCAATCTTGCCCATTTGTGTATCCATTCCGGTTCCAGTTATAATTGCTTTTCCGCGACCATAGGAAACACTGCTGCCTGAAAAAACCATATTCACTCGATCTCCAAGGGGTGCATCCTCATTAACTGTTGCATTCTGATCCTTTTCAACTGGAACGGACTCTCCAGTTAAAGCTGACTCCTCAATTTTCAAGGAAGCTGCATCAACTAATCTTCCATCAGCCGGAATGAAATCACCAGCTTCAAATTCGATTAGATCACCAGGCACAATCTGGCTTGCTTCAATCTCGGTTAATTTTCCATTACGGATGACTTTTGCCCGTGGAGAGGAAAGGTTCTGTAGTGCCTCGAGTGATCTTTCCGCCTTATTCTCCTGAACAACTCCAAGTACAGCATTCAATATAACAATACTTAAAATAACAACTGGTTCAATATATTCCTTTGTATCATGGCCTTTAAGGGCGACGAAAAAGGAAACCGCAGCCGCGATGATTAGAATCAAGACCATGATATCCTTAAATTGTTCAAAAAAACGTTGGACGAGCGACTTCTGTTTCTTTCCTTTTAATTGATTAAGTCCGTATTTCGCTTGGTGTTCCGCTACTTGTGCGTCGCTTAAGCCAAGCTTACTATTTGTCCGATATTCCTTTTCGATATCATCGAGTTTTTTCATATGTGGATTATTCATGAAGAAACCTCCATTCTTTTTCACTAAATATGCCTTTAGCATATCCAAAAGAGAGCGAAGGATTCTTTTAAGATAATAAATTAATAAAGAAAGGTAGACTTACTCAATATCTTCTTTTGATATCATAAAGAATTAATGAAATACAACTATTCACTCGAATTGGACTTGCCGATAGAAGTGAGATAGTTAATGAATAAGCATTGTTTTATTACTTAGATACGATAGGTAAATATTATCGATTAATGGGGGAGGGGGGATGTTTTTTATAGAACATGGAATGAGTGGCTAATGTTCCCCGGAATTTAGATTACTTTACAGTACAGAAATAAAATGCGATTCGATATTCTTTTTAAATGACACATAGAAATGAAGGAATTTTTACGATATTCACCAATAGGGGATG
Coding sequences:
- a CDS encoding ABC transporter ATP-binding protein — translated: MKIFVKLKWFFKKEKKAYIIGIIMLLFVAILQLIPPRIIGIVVDQINNDSLTGAGLSKLTAILIASGVGMYILRYFWRIKIFGSAVKLARELRYRLFDHFTNMPSSFYQRKRTGDLMAHATNDLNAIQQTAGSGVLSLVDSLTTGGFVVLAMAFIDWRLTLFALLPMPVIAISTSYYGKLLHKRFRAAQAAFSELNDKTQESINGIKVIKTFGQEREDIESFRSSSNDVVDKNISVARIDALFDPTISVMAGLSYFISIAVGAKYVMEGSLTIGELVSFSTYLGLLIWPMLAFGFLFNIVQRGNASYDRITELLAEKTDIFDKTGALNEQASGDIEFEISSFTYPDEKEPVLEDLSFTIKKGETLGIVGKTGAGKTTLLKLLIREFETTEGCISIGGHEVQNYTLKSLREAIGYVPQDPFLFSATVGENIAFAKPNATQEEIKEAAILSYIHSDIEGFTEGYNTVVGERGVSLSGGQKQRISIARALMLDPEILILDDSLSAVDAKTEATILQNLKENRVHKTTIITSHRLSAIQHANLIIVLKDGKIVQKGTHRELMDLEGWYKEMYQQQQLEELVEQGG
- a CDS encoding ABC transporter ATP-binding protein, with product MDELKSITGKEQRAILFRLLSYAKPYKKRLIGAFFLLFLATVADITGPILVKIFIDDYLTPMNMQYKPIAILAIGYLILLFAKMFITYFQEFSFQLVALKIIQQLRVDVFSKVQSLGLRYFDKTPAGAIVSRITNDTEAIKDMFVTVIAAFISSGFFVIGTIIAMFILNVRLAVFCLFILPILYLLMRFYRKFSSVFYQELRERLSQLNANLNESLQGMSIIQVFRQQKRLKDEFEEINQKHYEAGMRNIKIDGLLLRPAIDLVYIFAIVLVLSYFGINSMNSVVEIGVLYAFVNYIDRFFEPVNQVMQRLSLYQQAIVAGSRVFAVLDEKELAPGAESIQTYKIELGVVEFKNVSFSYDGKRDVLKNISFKVNEGETVALVGHTGSGKSSIINLIMRFYEFNRGDILIDGKSIKSYSNEELRGKMGLVLQDAFLFYGSVRDNISLHDQTITDNEIEEAAKFVQAQSFIEKLPDKYNHLVVERGATFSSGQRQLIGFARTIVRDPKILILDEATANIDTETEEAIQKSLEKMRKGRTTIAIAHRLSTIQDANLILVLHQGQIVEQGTHQELLAKQGLYYKMYLLQNGIRSSFNKDVS
- a CDS encoding aspartyl-phosphate phosphatase Spo0E family protein — its product is MDNQELLDKIEIKRAELVTIVSQNGLSSQTTIQYSQELDHLLNNYQPEKTYNRSKISC
- a CDS encoding cytochrome c biogenesis CcdA family protein, whose amino-acid sequence is MGDINIFLAFGAGFLSFISPCCLPLYPAFLSYITGMSVGELKNDNAMMHKRSLLHTFFFLIGFSIIFIALGFSASYIGTFFENYGDIIRQLGAILIVFFGLIIIGFFQPKFLMKEHRFEFKNRPGGYIGSILIGIAFAAGWTPCTGPILMVVIGMTGTNPESGMFYMLAYILGFAIPFFIMSFFIGKLSWIKRNSDKVMKAGGMLMILMGIVLFFDWMTKISSYFIALFGGWSGF
- a CDS encoding response regulator, whose product is MANILIVDDAKFMRLTLAAILKKGNHHIVGEAESGIEAIDLYEKYKPDLVTMDVTMPLMSGLEATKVIKGKYPDAKIIMCSAMGQQKIVRESIEAGAKDFIIKPFEEIRVIDAVKRVLD
- a CDS encoding CcdC family protein — its product is MMFAVSTILAVIMGLFVFAVRMKASQKPASIKKIILPPFFMSTGALMYVFPYFRLTGMEILEAIILGMFFSIFLIKTSKFEIKDKQIYMKRSKAFGIVLIGLILIRTILKVFLSSSIDLGETGGMFWLLAFSMIVPWRIAMYMQYKKFENILNDTQAGNNPVTSV
- a CDS encoding AAA family ATPase, which produces MKEKIHILGASGSGTSTLGSSLSKVLPHTHLDTDDYFWTTKFTKQREVPKRREMLEKDLLLNENWILSGAVCGWGDNFKSYFDLVIFLWVPQDIRLERLKQREYERYGSQILTGGSKYEQSKTFLEWASLYDSAGMKVRSKKLHEHWMADLSCPVLKIEGDYSVNERVDIVLDYLNTN
- a CDS encoding DUF3953 domain-containing protein gives rise to the protein MLKTLRIILSIGVLALAFFGLITKNFEYMPYLMMVLSFFILTTGLIELQKDKKAFWGYMSIGVSGFVFYVSIQGFLLS
- the rsgA gene encoding ribosome small subunit-dependent GTPase A; translation: MKLNNIDMKNLGLTEEFIQESTIYKDLFIGRVSSQSKNLYKVITESGEVVAEISGKYRYNVTGISEYPAVGDFVMIDRTNNSKGNGIIHHILSRKSVFGRKMVGTKKDIQIVATNIDTVFICMSLNNDYNLRRLERYLSIAWDSGANPVVVLTKSDLCDDIASRLDEIYSIAIGIDVIVTTNTSDEGCQSLKKYLSNGKSVAFIGSSGVGKSTLINCLIGQNLLDTNEIRNDDKGKHTTTSRELIMLQNLGVVIDTPGMRELGIISADLTKSFSDIEDLANDCKFNDCTHQHEPNCAVQKAMKDGFLSIERLESYWKLKKETKYQGLNSKMIEKEKANEMFSSIGGMKNFKKFKEQNRKKRR
- a CDS encoding calcium-translocating P-type ATPase, PMCA-type produces the protein MNNPHMKKLDDIEKEYRTNSKLGLSDAQVAEHQAKYGLNQLKGKKQKSLVQRFFEQFKDIMVLILIIAAAVSFFVALKGHDTKEYIEPVVILSIVILNAVLGVVQENKAERSLEALQNLSSPRAKVIRNGKLTEIEASQIVPGDLIEFEAGDFIPADGRLVDAASLKIEESALTGESVPVEKDQNATVNEDAPLGDRVNMVFSGSSVSYGRGKAIITGTGMDTQMGKIAELLESADQGQTPLQQKLGKLGKYLGLLALAISIVIFAIGFFSGMPILEIFMTAVSLAVAAIPEGLPAIVTVVLALGVQRMVKRNAIIRRLPAVETLGSASVICSDKTGTLTQNKMTVIKAWVKGEPEDITDHVSGPIKSLLRLGSLASNGTVEIVDGEEKHIGDPTETAILSAALKNQMTKESLHEAAPRVGEIPFDSDRKLMTTIHVIEGKPYALTKGAFDVLMNRCKTGDFEAAKRINNQMTDEAMRVIAVAFKELDSVPDHPNSDEIEHDLHFVGLLGMIDPPRAEAKDAVQVCKRAGIRPVMITGDHIGTANAIAKELGILNAGQKSLSGAELEKMSDQALNDSIDEYSVYARVSPEDKIRIVRAWQQKGAIVSMTGDGVNDAPALKAADIGCAMGITGTDVAKGASDMILTDDNFATIVDAVKEGRGTYDNIRKAIQFLLGTNMGEIFIVFIAMIIWQQTPLLAIHLLWLNLVTDGLPALALGMEPVEEDIMKRRPKPKAEGIFAGGLLYRIVLQGLMFAVLSLIGFYLAGVNLNSLGAAQTMAFLVLSLSQLFHVLNVRTTKSIFQSDIRENKYMILALLASLLLIVAIVFIPPLAYIFEVTPLPSEYYLIALGLGFVPIIVIEIEKLIRRTKTT